A genomic stretch from Sphingobacteriales bacterium includes:
- a CDS encoding acyl carrier protein — translation VLKPNSLFREAFSWNSINALIVIALIQTEYGVAIDAEDLRKSKTVQDLYNIVKERYTG, via the coding sequence GTACTTAAACCTAACAGCCTTTTCAGGGAAGCTTTTAGCTGGAATTCAATTAACGCCCTGATTGTCATAGCTTTAATTCAGACTGAATATGGGGTGGCCATTGATGCGGAAGACCTGCGCAAATCGAAAACTGTGCAGGATCTGTACAATATTGTTAAGGAGAGAT